The region ACAACATGTTGTCATTATACCCCTTCCTTGGTAATTCTCAGCTAACCAGTAACCAAGGGATGTTGATTTATCTGTCCAATCAATATTATGCATTCCTAATCTACCTATTATTTTACCTTTGTATATGACATTACATTGGAATCCATTATTACTTGCATATTGATGCATAGCTTTGTATGCAGAATATCTACAATCTTTTGAATTCTTAACTAAATTTACCCAAGAAAGCCATTTTTTCAGATGGTCTCTTGACGAATCTATAACCTTAAATACTTCTTCAGCATCTTGCACGTTCGATAATCTAAGAGATATATCATTATTAACTTTATATTCAAACATATAAAGCTTTCAATCCTTTCTAATGATGAATAGCATTTTATTCCTTTATAATTATTATACGCTTTATTAGAAAACTATTTCATGAAATTCCCCTATTAATAAAAAAGATTCCATGAAATAATTCATAGAATCTTATTCGTAATATTAAATTAATTAATATCCATTCCAAAAATAGTACTTAAATCACTTTCTTTATCAATAACCCATTTATCGTCAATAAGTTTTAACATTAGTTCAATCTTTGATTCTTCAGTAGCAATATCTTTATCCTGTTCTTCAAGAACATCACTAACAATTTCTTTAACTGCTTCCTCACTCTGACCTATTACATTATCAGCAATCTCTTGACTTCCTTCCATTATAGCTTCAGCCATTCCTTCAGTTCCATCAATAATAGCTTCGGTTATTCCTTGACTTTCACCGATCACAGCTTCAACTATTTCTTCACCATCACCAACTATATCATTACTTCCATCAAATATCTGGCTACTGAACTCCAACATTGATTGTTGTAATAATTTCATAATTTCAGTAGATTTCACATGTGTAACATTTAAAGTAACAGTCGCAGTATCTTCACTTATTTCTGAATCAACGACTTTGTACTTCAATTTACCGAACATAATATCCATCATAGGATTATCTTTGAGTTCATCAAAATTAAAATCTTCATCGAATTCTTCATAGCTGTCATATGCATCTTTATAATTGCCTTCAATTAAATTGTCCATAAAAGTCTTAACTACTTTTGAAGCATCATCATCAGGCGACTTAGAATTACTGCATCCTTGGAATAGTAGTAAAGATAGCACCAATAATGATATTAAAAAACATTTTTTCACGTATTTCACCCTCATTTATATTATTTGTATAAATACTGCCTTAATTATTATACATTTTAACAATATAAATGTAAAGATATATTAGTCTCTTAATATATTTATATCTTCTCCATTTAATACTTTATTTAAATTACGTACTGCACACATTTTCCCACACATTGAACATGAGTTTTCATCTTCTGGTTTAGAACTTTCACGATATTTCTTAGCTTTATCAGGATCAATAGCTAAATCAAACATTTTATTCCAATCAAGTTGTTGTCTTGCATAGCTCATATTATTATCCCATGTTCTAGAGTCTGGTAATTTTTTACCTATATCACCTGCATGAGCTGCAATTTTAGTAGCGATAATACCTTCTTTCATATCATCTAAACTAGGTAATCTTAGATGTTCTGCAGGTGTTACATAACATAAGAAATCAGCTCCACTCGCTGCGGCTACTGCTCCTCCAATAGCACCTGTAATATGATCATATCCTGGTGCGATATCAGTTACTAGAGGGCCTAACACATAGAAAGGTGCTCCATGGCATAATTTTTTTTCAAGAAGCATGTTAGCTTCAATTTCATTAATTGCCATATGTCCCGGTCCTTCTATCATAACTTGAACATTCTTAGCCCAAGCTCTCTTAGTTAATTCACCAAGTACAATAAGCTCTTTGATTTGACTTGCGTCAGTTGAATCTGCTATAGCTCCTGGTCTACATGCATCACCAAGACTTATTGTAATATCATATTTAGCACAGATGTCTAGTAATTTATCATAATACTCATAAAAAGGATTTTCTTTTTTATTTAACTGCATCCAAGCAAACATTAATGAACCACCTCTGGAAACTAGGTTCATGAGTCTTGGATTTCTTCTAAATGTATTAGCTGTTTCTCTATTGATACCCGCATGAATAGTAACGAAATCAACACCATCTTGACCATGTTTCTCAACTACATCCATGAATTCTTCTTCAGTGATATCTTTTAATTCTTTGTCATAAAATCCTAAGGCATCATAAACAGGTACTGTACCAATCATAGCAGCTGACATGTCGACTAATTTTTTTCTGAATTCTTCAGTTTTACCATAATTGCTGAGGTCCATTATTGATTCTGCTTTCATATCAATAGCTACTCTAACTTTTTCAAGTTCCCTATCAATATCATAACTGTCTTTTGAAATACCTAGATTAACATTAATTTTTGTCTTAAGACCTTCTCCGATACCTTCAGGGTCAATACTCTTATGATTTTTGTTAGCTGGAATGACTACTGTTCCTTTTGCTATTTTTTCAGCCAGAACATTAACATCCATATTTTCCTTTTTTGCAACTATTTCCATTTCCTTAGTGATAATGCCTTTTTTTGCAGCATCCATTTGTGTAGTATAACTCATTGTATTCCTTCCTTTCATGAAAGCTTCATTTAGTTTTTTTACAGCTACTTTAATATCTTTTGAATCATAGATCTCGGAAATAATAGATACAGAATCTACATTTTGATTAATTTCTTCAGTCAGATTTTCTGCTGTTATACCTCCTATACCTACAATAGGTATGGGTACAGCATTCTTTATATCGATTAGTGTTTCTATAGTAATCTGTTTCGCATCTAACTTAGTTGGTGAAGGATATAGAGCTCCAACTCCAAGATAATCTGCTCCATCATCATAACATCTCACTGCTTCTTCAACATCTTTTGCAGTTGCACCGATGATAACATCTCTACCTAGAATTTCTCTAGCTTCCTTAATACTAGTATCATCTGCACCTAGATGTACGCCATCTGCTTCTATCTCTTTGGCAATATCTACTCTATCATTAATAATCAATAGCGTATCGTACTTCTTACATAATTGCTTTATTTGTCTTGCCTCTTTTAATAGAATGTTTTTATCTTTTTCTTTACTTCTGTATTGGAATAACTTTATTCCTGCCTGTAAAGCCTGTTCAGTCCTGTCTAAAAGCACATTGAAGTCTTTGTATTGCTTAGAAATCAGGTATAACTCATTCTCTAATTTCATTAATAACAACCTTCTTTCCATCTATTAAATTTTTATTTTTAATATTATAAACATTATCAAAAAGCTTAACTTTGAAAGTCCCTACGGACTCCTCTGGTTTCAAACTTTTTTCTACTAAAGAAGCAGCTTCGTTCATAACTAATATACCGTAAATACTGCTAGTAAATGCGTTACCTGTTCTTGCTAAGCATACTGC is a window of Vallitalea longa DNA encoding:
- a CDS encoding GNAT family N-acetyltransferase, which codes for MFEYKVNNDISLRLSNVQDAEEVFKVIDSSRDHLKKWLSWVNLVKNSKDCRYSAYKAMHQYASNNGFQCNVIYKGKIIGRLGMHNIDWTDKSTSLGYWLAENYQGRGIMTTCCKTFLNIIFKELQLNVVYVYVAEENKKSRAIPERLKFEQKGINKNVQMLSGKKIDYVRYVMTRERYFQYY
- a CDS encoding DUF4878 domain-containing protein; its protein translation is MKKCFLISLLVLSLLLFQGCSNSKSPDDDASKVVKTFMDNLIEGNYKDAYDSYEEFDEDFNFDELKDNPMMDIMFGKLKYKVVDSEISEDTATVTLNVTHVKSTEIMKLLQQSMLEFSSQIFDGSNDIVGDGEEIVEAVIGESQGITEAIIDGTEGMAEAIMEGSQEIADNVIGQSEEAVKEIVSDVLEEQDKDIATEESKIELMLKLIDDKWVIDKESDLSTIFGMDIN
- the thiC gene encoding phosphomethylpyrimidine synthase ThiC; protein product: MSYTTQMDAAKKGIITKEMEIVAKKENMDVNVLAEKIAKGTVVIPANKNHKSIDPEGIGEGLKTKINVNLGISKDSYDIDRELEKVRVAIDMKAESIMDLSNYGKTEEFRKKLVDMSAAMIGTVPVYDALGFYDKELKDITEEEFMDVVEKHGQDGVDFVTIHAGINRETANTFRRNPRLMNLVSRGGSLMFAWMQLNKKENPFYEYYDKLLDICAKYDITISLGDACRPGAIADSTDASQIKELIVLGELTKRAWAKNVQVMIEGPGHMAINEIEANMLLEKKLCHGAPFYVLGPLVTDIAPGYDHITGAIGGAVAAASGADFLCYVTPAEHLRLPSLDDMKEGIIATKIAAHAGDIGKKLPDSRTWDNNMSYARQQLDWNKMFDLAIDPDKAKKYRESSKPEDENSCSMCGKMCAVRNLNKVLNGEDINILRD